A stretch of Myroides oncorhynchi DNA encodes these proteins:
- a CDS encoding GNAT family N-acetyltransferase, translating to MTTNRKHWIPYPTVLQGTTIDLVPLEEHHLEELYQASGDKELWKQVLSDCSDRDTFFTVYRMALEVRDNGMQYPFVIIDKQTKKLIGSTQFFEMHEADKKLEIGWTWITCDYWGSVVNLECKLLLLTYCFEVLKTNRVQLKTKDDNLRSRKAIEKIGGVFEGILRKDKIQKDGTTRNAAYYSILNDEWESAKNNIHVLMSSK from the coding sequence ATGACTACAAATAGAAAACACTGGATTCCTTATCCTACAGTTTTACAAGGAACAACAATAGACCTAGTTCCTTTAGAAGAACATCACTTAGAAGAATTATATCAAGCAAGTGGAGATAAAGAGCTTTGGAAGCAAGTACTATCAGATTGTTCTGATAGGGATACCTTCTTTACTGTATATAGAATGGCTTTGGAGGTAAGGGATAATGGCATGCAATATCCCTTTGTTATTATAGATAAGCAAACTAAAAAGCTAATAGGCTCTACTCAATTCTTCGAAATGCACGAAGCTGATAAGAAGTTAGAAATAGGGTGGACGTGGATAACCTGTGATTATTGGGGAAGTGTCGTGAACTTAGAATGCAAACTACTTCTGTTAACCTATTGCTTTGAAGTTTTAAAAACAAATAGAGTACAATTAAAAACAAAGGATGATAATCTTCGTTCTAGAAAAGCAATTGAGAAAATAGGCGGTGTGTTTGAAGGGATTTTAAGAAAGGATAAAATACAGAAGGATGGTACTACTCGTAATGCAGCTTATTACAGTATTCTAAATGATGAATGGGAAAGTGCTAAGAATAACATTCACGTACTAATGAGTAGTAAATAG
- a CDS encoding class I SAM-dependent methyltransferase → MNCTLCQTPLVTKIDEEYYICPTCNAYLKDKELYYNQEKEKSHYECHNNDVDDIGYQNFTAPVTNVILDQCTPDMLGLDYGCGKGPVITKQLHDKGYKVDLYDPYFYPDTTYLTKEYGYIFSCEVFEHFYNPKAELEKLNNILKISGLLIIKTHLYTSQIDFKNWYYRKDKTHVFIYTFDTFKYVAEQFNFEIVTLKEKLVVLRKK, encoded by the coding sequence ATGAACTGTACACTGTGTCAAACCCCTTTAGTGACTAAAATAGATGAAGAATACTACATCTGTCCAACTTGTAATGCCTATTTAAAGGATAAGGAACTGTACTATAATCAAGAAAAAGAAAAGAGTCATTACGAATGTCATAATAACGATGTGGATGATATTGGTTATCAGAACTTCACTGCTCCTGTCACGAATGTTATCTTAGACCAATGTACACCTGATATGTTAGGGCTAGATTATGGATGTGGAAAAGGACCTGTAATCACTAAGCAATTACACGATAAAGGATATAAGGTAGATTTATATGATCCTTACTTCTACCCTGATACAACTTATTTAACTAAAGAGTATGGCTATATCTTTAGTTGTGAGGTGTTTGAGCATTTTTATAATCCTAAAGCAGAATTAGAAAAGTTGAATAACATCCTTAAAATTAGTGGATTATTAATTATCAAAACTCATTTATACACTAGTCAAATAGACTTTAAAAATTGGTACTATCGAAAAGATAAAACCCACGTATTTATTTATACTTTTGACACGTTTAAATACGTAGCAGAACAGTTTAACTTTGAGATAGTGACATTAAAAGAGAAATTGGTTGTGCTGAGAAAGAAATAA
- a CDS encoding Crp/Fnr family transcriptional regulator, whose translation MITGKILTDYGAVETIFEKDDFLFEVGMSPDYYYYIVSGQVKLNIYDDDNKEFIFSFYQRGHNLGEGSIFLNKKSKYTTKNKIH comes from the coding sequence ATGATTACAGGAAAAATATTAACTGATTATGGAGCAGTAGAAACTATCTTTGAAAAAGATGACTTTCTGTTCGAAGTTGGAATGTCTCCTGATTATTATTATTATATAGTAAGTGGTCAGGTCAAGCTCAATATATACGATGATGATAATAAAGAGTTTATATTTAGCTTTTATCAACGAGGACATAATCTTGGAGAAGGGTCTATATTTTTAAATAAAAAATCTAAGTACACGACAAAAAACAAAATACATTGA